Proteins encoded by one window of Rhodobium gokarnense:
- a CDS encoding MerR family transcriptional regulator, producing the protein MLSIGELSQRTEVKVPTIRYYEEIGLLPPAERSRGNQRRYGRAALERLAFIRHARDLGLSLDAIRELLTLSQQPEMPCDEAHRIAGAHLEHIRARIAQLKRLEAELTRIVTTCHADQIGDCHIIHALAETTGFAEPL; encoded by the coding sequence ATGCTTTCTATTGGCGAACTGTCGCAGCGCACCGAGGTCAAGGTGCCGACCATCCGCTATTACGAGGAGATCGGCCTGCTGCCGCCGGCCGAGCGCTCCCGAGGCAACCAGCGCCGCTACGGCAGGGCGGCCCTGGAACGCCTCGCCTTCATCCGCCATGCCCGCGACCTCGGCCTCTCCCTCGACGCCATCCGCGAGCTTCTGACCCTCAGCCAGCAGCCCGAGATGCCCTGCGACGAAGCCCACCGCATCGCCGGCGCCCATCTGGAGCACATCCGCGCCCGCATCGCCCAGTTGAAGCGCCTGGAGGCGGAACTGACCCGCATCGTCACCACCTGCCACGCCGACCAGATCGGCGACTGCCACATCATCCATGCCCTTGCCGAAACGACCGGTTTTGCCGAGCCGCTTTAG
- a CDS encoding cation transporter, with the protein MGSCCSHSHASFDGMSADYKRRLWAVIALNAGMFFVEMTAGQMARSQALQADALDFLGDALTYGLSLAVIGASVTWRTNAALAKGVSLSLMGLFVLGMTVYRVVFVGVPEAEVMGVVGVMALAANLASVLLLMRYKDGDANVRSVWLCSRNDAIGNVAVMLAAGAVWATGTGWPDLVVAAAMAALFLSSSWQIVTQALAEKRAETAAAAE; encoded by the coding sequence ATGGGTTCCTGTTGCTCCCACTCGCATGCATCCTTCGACGGAATGTCGGCTGACTACAAGCGCCGGCTCTGGGCCGTGATCGCGCTCAATGCCGGCATGTTTTTCGTGGAAATGACCGCCGGCCAGATGGCGCGCTCCCAGGCGCTGCAGGCCGACGCGCTCGATTTCCTCGGCGACGCCTTGACCTACGGGCTGTCGCTGGCGGTGATCGGTGCGTCCGTCACCTGGCGCACCAATGCCGCGCTCGCCAAGGGCGTCAGCCTGTCGCTGATGGGCCTCTTCGTGCTCGGCATGACGGTCTACCGGGTCGTCTTCGTGGGCGTGCCGGAGGCCGAGGTGATGGGCGTTGTCGGCGTGATGGCGCTCGCCGCCAACCTCGCCAGCGTGCTGCTTTTGATGCGCTACAAGGACGGCGATGCCAATGTGCGCTCCGTCTGGCTGTGCTCGCGCAACGATGCGATCGGCAATGTGGCGGTGATGCTGGCGGCCGGCGCCGTGTGGGCGACCGGCACCGGCTGGCCGGACCTCGTCGTCGCCGCGGCGATGGCGGCGCTGTTCCTCTCCTCCTCCTGGCAGATCGTCACCCAGGCGCTCGCCGAAAAGCGCGCGGAGACTGCCGCCGCGGCGGAGTGA
- a CDS encoding chloride channel protein, which translates to MFWQNFKLLPTTAVKWMQPNVRLFLTTRQPTIWLLAIIIGVCVSAAAIVFRVGIGAVQWVWLGTMSEQVAEATAAAPWYVIVLTPAVGGLLVGLYLEHVHPGRRAGGVADVIEARANGGRGLKFWPGISSAAVTVFSLGVGGSAGREGPVVHLGATLGAAICQAFRLPDSARRVMLACGVASAVSASFNAPIAGALFAHEVILGHYALSAFVPIVISSVLGTMLSRLWFGGAAAFAIPDYQITSYWELPAFALLGLTCALVAVLFQFALIGTDWVERNMPLRFWMRPMAGGLAVGLIALVFPQVLGVGYHATDMALKTELPLTLLISLLIAKTAATAITLASRFGGGIFSPTLYIGAMTGGAFGIIAARAFPELASSEGLYAILGMGAVAAATLGAPISTAMIVFELTGGYALSIALLITVSIATGITQAIHGRSYFHWQLEMRGIVLQEGAHKWLVKRVHVSDFMERLKEDEEVPEFRPEEGEAYLRPADTLETALRAFDASGRSSLYVVDRRDPTRVIGRAWHIRALRYFNSALIEANVEEHR; encoded by the coding sequence ATGTTCTGGCAAAATTTCAAACTGCTGCCGACCACCGCCGTGAAGTGGATGCAGCCGAACGTCCGGCTGTTCCTGACCACCCGCCAGCCGACCATCTGGCTGCTTGCGATCATCATCGGTGTCTGCGTGTCAGCCGCGGCGATCGTCTTTCGCGTCGGCATCGGCGCCGTGCAGTGGGTCTGGCTCGGCACCATGAGCGAACAGGTCGCCGAAGCGACCGCGGCAGCTCCCTGGTACGTCATCGTGCTGACGCCCGCCGTCGGCGGCCTTCTCGTCGGGCTCTATCTGGAGCATGTGCATCCCGGCCGCCGCGCCGGCGGCGTCGCCGACGTCATCGAGGCCCGCGCCAATGGCGGACGCGGCCTCAAATTCTGGCCCGGCATCTCGTCGGCGGCCGTCACCGTGTTCTCCCTCGGCGTCGGCGGCAGCGCCGGCCGCGAGGGCCCGGTGGTGCATCTCGGCGCCACCCTCGGCGCCGCCATCTGCCAGGCGTTCCGGCTGCCCGATTCGGCGCGCCGGGTGATGCTCGCCTGCGGCGTCGCCAGCGCCGTCTCGGCCTCGTTCAACGCGCCGATCGCCGGCGCCCTGTTCGCCCATGAGGTGATCCTCGGCCACTATGCCCTCTCGGCTTTCGTGCCGATCGTCATTTCCTCCGTGCTCGGCACGATGCTGTCGCGCCTGTGGTTCGGTGGCGCCGCCGCCTTCGCCATCCCAGATTACCAGATCACCTCCTACTGGGAGCTGCCGGCCTTTGCGCTGCTCGGCCTCACCTGCGCCCTCGTCGCGGTCCTCTTCCAGTTCGCGCTGATCGGCACCGACTGGGTCGAGCGCAACATGCCGCTGCGCTTCTGGATGCGGCCGATGGCCGGCGGCCTTGCGGTCGGCCTCATCGCCCTCGTCTTCCCGCAGGTCCTTGGCGTCGGCTACCACGCCACCGACATGGCGCTGAAGACCGAGCTGCCGCTGACGCTGCTGATCTCGCTGCTCATCGCCAAGACCGCGGCGACGGCGATCACGCTGGCCTCGCGCTTCGGCGGCGGCATCTTCTCGCCGACGCTCTATATCGGCGCCATGACCGGCGGCGCCTTCGGCATCATCGCCGCCAGAGCCTTTCCCGAACTCGCCTCCAGCGAGGGCCTTTATGCCATCCTCGGCATGGGCGCGGTCGCTGCCGCCACCCTCGGCGCGCCGATCTCCACGGCAATGATCGTCTTCGAGCTGACCGGCGGCTACGCCCTGTCCATCGCCCTCCTCATCACCGTGTCGATCGCCACCGGCATCACCCAGGCGATCCACGGCCGCTCCTATTTCCACTGGCAACTGGAAATGCGCGGCATCGTCCTGCAGGAGGGCGCCCACAAATGGCTGGTCAAGCGCGTCCACGTCTCCGACTTCATGGAACGGCTGAAGGAGGACGAGGAGGTGCCGGAGTTCAGGCCGGAGGAGGGCGAGGCGTATCTGAGGCCCGCCGACACCCTTGAAACGGCCCTGCGCGCCTTCGATGCCAGCGGCCGGTCGAGCCTTTACGTGGTCGACCGGCGCGACCCGACCAGGGTCATCGGCCGCGCCTGGCACATCAGGGCGCTGCGCTATTTCAACTCCGCCCTCATCGAGGCCAATGTCGAGGAGCACCGGTAA